One window of the Candidatus Zixiibacteriota bacterium genome contains the following:
- a CDS encoding conserved hypothetical protein (Evidence 4 : Unknown function but conserved in other organisms) produces the protein MIYDSLKVFLSSPGDVSNERAIAKEIIHQVGNACKENLGINLDPVDWNDFVPKTTQLPDQRIQDMLNDHLRKCHIFILILWKRYGSKEPGFAKSNTEREVEIALKVLQREKKITFLSYFRDLKPNIDRGPQEKSVTKFRKELEEKGVFYMRYKSPTQFREMLVHDLYKTILNYRLSTKKHISVGKFYNFGIPERPTSPKLAIIYPSMDRSYMGSRDDSQIWLNRLEPNIVFEDFKGLQKIEKTLRLIGFSDFRIYNSASIPSDIKFMNRFWICLRNHSGIAQLRHYSSEARFQLIPGDEPQNSIIKWCSHKKKHEFICVKSPLAAYLRVQRSQFDISGEWKHEMDHIIAKDYAILARFRDAHSGTDMVEGELHDYFMMGLRGLGTWGAGWFIDRKYHHFNSFENDVNMQFLLEVEFRDGRIFDVTDVSSRSQEYFDSENKIETITERINEYKSLL, from the coding sequence ATGATATATGATTCGCTAAAAGTTTTTCTATCATCGCCGGGCGATGTATCCAACGAGCGTGCGATCGCTAAAGAAATTATTCATCAAGTCGGCAATGCCTGTAAAGAAAACCTTGGCATAAATCTGGATCCAGTAGATTGGAATGATTTCGTTCCCAAAACGACGCAATTGCCTGATCAACGCATTCAGGACATGTTAAATGACCATTTGCGCAAATGCCATATTTTTATTCTTATCCTTTGGAAGCGCTATGGCTCAAAAGAGCCGGGTTTTGCCAAATCGAACACAGAAAGGGAAGTTGAAATAGCGTTGAAGGTTCTCCAGCGCGAAAAGAAAATTACTTTTCTATCATACTTTCGCGACCTAAAGCCAAATATAGACAGAGGACCTCAAGAAAAAAGCGTTACTAAATTCAGGAAGGAGCTTGAAGAAAAGGGCGTCTTCTATATGCGTTATAAATCACCTACACAATTTCGGGAAATGCTTGTGCATGATTTGTATAAGACGATTTTGAATTACAGACTTTCCACCAAAAAACATATATCTGTTGGCAAATTTTACAATTTTGGAATACCGGAAAGGCCGACTTCGCCAAAATTGGCTATTATTTATCCCTCAATGGATAGATCCTATATGGGCTCTCGCGACGATTCTCAGATTTGGTTAAATCGCCTAGAACCAAATATAGTATTCGAGGATTTCAAAGGTCTTCAGAAAATTGAGAAAACCCTTAGACTTATCGGCTTTAGTGATTTCCGTATTTACAACAGCGCCAGTATACCATCCGACATTAAATTCATGAATAGATTTTGGATATGCCTCAGGAATCATTCTGGCATCGCCCAATTGAGACATTATTCTTCCGAGGCGCGATTTCAACTGATTCCCGGAGACGAGCCCCAAAATTCGATCATAAAATGGTGCTCTCACAAAAAGAAGCATGAATTCATATGTGTCAAGTCCCCATTGGCGGCATATCTACGAGTACAGAGATCGCAGTTTGACATTAGTGGAGAGTGGAAGCATGAAATGGATCATATTATCGCCAAAGATTATGCAATATTGGCCCGATTTAGAGATGCTCATTCCGGTACAGATATGGTTGAAGGCGAACTTCACGATTATTTTATGATGGGCCTGAGGGGACTGGGGACATGGGGAGCAGGTTGGTTTATTGATCGCAAATATCATCATTTCAATTCTTTTGAAAATGACGTAAATATGCAATTTCTTCTTGAGGTGGAATTCCGGGATGGACGAATTTTCGACGTCACTGACGTGTCGTCCCGATCACAAGAGTATTTCGATTCCGAAAATAAAATCGAGACTATTACCGAACGCATTAATGAGTATAAATCATTATTGTAA
- a CDS encoding hypothetical protein (Evidence 5 : Unknown function) codes for MAAMMFYKKARLLAGLFYYAAAFNSNYRSIFEAYLGFGPAFVGAYCSTPLRYLASPFPMLSFRRRFSDPAPEGRESSFA; via the coding sequence TTGGCGGCTATGATGTTTTATAAGAAAGCCCGGTTATTAGCCGGGCTTTTCTATTATGCCGCCGCGTTTAATTCCAACTATCGATCAATATTTGAAGCATATCTGGGGTTTGGACCCGCTTTTGTAGGGGCGTATTGCAGTACGCCCCTACGATACCTTGCATCACCCTTCCCCATGTTGTCATTCCGGCGAAGGTTTTCGGACCCGGCCCCTGAAGGGCGGGAATCCAGTTTTGCATGA
- a CDS encoding conserved hypothetical protein (Evidence 4 : Unknown function but conserved in other organisms) produces MSYQVLARKYRPQQFDDVVAQEHVTRTLKNGLASGRLSSGYLFTGPRGTGKTTTARILAKAFNCVNGPTPTPCDQCPACQEIIAGSSLDVLEIDAASNTGVDDIRTLRENVRYLPTSGKKRIYIIDEVHRLSGSAFDALLKTLEEPPAHVVFIFATTEPFKVPETIRSRTQRYDFRRVNVADLTTHLRKIAEAEKIEIDDDALFILARKADGAVRDALSLLDQLSAFSGEKITARNVIDALGLVDRQLYFKYIDTVAAKDHAGGLALVKELIDAGVEVPEFCSGLIEHFRTILVMQNAVAPEKILELSDSELESFKKQVDYFTTGDILRIIKVLTEMTLDLKNGINPRLLLETTTLRLSSLESTVSFEEILAHLAGPSEDLPDSINSDLFGASAPSPSASEESPSLFPEKPPMPTEVTPGVTVRAVNLPIVQTSWPRFIECLKAQNAMLAALLAMSEVREVKDNVITAVFHNAGGTSKQVLEKPNYISVINSTLLDFFKTNLRIKFEVDMNKKPATPTKAVPPPEKIDTEKLLQEDEKLRNLVERVDGEIIGKRKAEE; encoded by the coding sequence ATGAGTTATCAGGTTCTGGCCAGAAAATACCGGCCCCAGCAGTTCGACGATGTCGTGGCGCAGGAGCATGTCACGCGAACCCTGAAAAATGGCCTTGCCTCGGGACGCCTCTCCTCAGGGTACCTTTTTACCGGCCCGCGGGGGACCGGCAAAACCACCACCGCCCGCATCCTCGCCAAGGCTTTCAATTGCGTCAACGGCCCTACTCCCACTCCCTGTGACCAGTGCCCGGCCTGTCAGGAAATTATCGCCGGTTCCTCGCTCGATGTCCTCGAGATCGACGCCGCCTCCAACACCGGAGTCGATGATATCCGCACCCTCCGGGAAAATGTCCGCTATCTGCCGACCTCGGGGAAAAAACGGATTTATATTATCGACGAGGTGCATCGCCTCTCCGGCTCAGCGTTCGATGCGCTTCTCAAGACACTCGAAGAGCCGCCCGCTCATGTCGTATTTATTTTCGCCACCACCGAGCCGTTTAAAGTGCCGGAGACCATCCGCTCTCGCACCCAGCGGTATGATTTTCGCCGGGTCAATGTCGCCGACTTGACAACTCATCTCCGGAAAATCGCCGAAGCCGAAAAAATAGAAATTGATGATGACGCTCTGTTCATCCTGGCCCGTAAAGCCGACGGCGCGGTGCGCGATGCCCTCTCGCTTCTCGATCAACTTTCCGCCTTTTCGGGCGAGAAAATCACCGCCCGGAATGTTATCGACGCTCTCGGGCTGGTCGACCGGCAGTTATATTTCAAATATATCGATACCGTCGCGGCCAAAGATCACGCCGGGGGACTGGCGCTGGTGAAAGAATTGATCGACGCCGGTGTGGAAGTCCCGGAATTCTGTTCCGGGTTAATCGAGCATTTTCGGACTATCCTCGTCATGCAAAATGCCGTTGCACCGGAAAAGATTCTCGAATTGTCCGACTCCGAACTGGAAAGTTTCAAAAAGCAGGTCGATTATTTCACCACCGGCGATATTCTTCGGATAATAAAAGTCCTGACCGAGATGACCCTCGACCTGAAAAACGGCATTAACCCGCGACTCCTTCTCGAAACCACCACCCTGCGCCTTTCCAGTCTGGAATCGACCGTATCGTTCGAAGAGATCCTGGCGCATCTGGCCGGACCGTCGGAAGATTTGCCTGACAGCATCAATTCGGATCTGTTCGGCGCTTCGGCTCCGTCACCATCGGCATCCGAGGAATCCCCTTCGCTCTTCCCGGAAAAACCGCCAATGCCGACCGAAGTGACGCCCGGCGTGACCGTGCGGGCGGTCAATCTGCCGATCGTCCAGACCTCCTGGCCCAGGTTCATCGAGTGTCTCAAGGCTCAGAATGCCATGCTCGCGGCGCTTCTGGCGATGTCCGAAGTGCGGGAAGTAAAAGATAATGTCATCACGGCGGTTTTTCACAACGCCGGGGGAACATCGAAGCAGGTTCTGGAGAAACCGAATTATATTTCTGTCATTAACAGCACCCTGCTCGATTTTTTCAAAACTAATTTGCGGATAAAATTCGAAGTCGATATGAATAAGAAACCGGCTACTCCGACCAAAGCGGTCCCGCCGCCGGAAAAAATCGATACGGAAAAACTTCTCCAGGAAGACGAAAAGCTCCGTAATCTGGTGGAGAGGGTCGATGGCGAGATAATCGGCAAACGAAAAGCGGAAGAATAA
- a CDS encoding hypothetical protein (Evidence 5 : Unknown function) produces MWIMGRKYVESRRNATHSHIKVANNRVAAALLILATLVTPLLHAGRPHEMRNDNDEMTINSQPVKNRDFIDLMTPAKSRFLKELYSQYPDPNDEERAFHVSMLRLFYDELTFSEIKDSRLVVLFMKLLDCRLADSVSINKIYDEVFIRFGSGLGLGDFRREIKERVRTALGIRRDFHEWTKQPILGIGDLAYHILKLGINLEIEAFGTEKIIHPDDSIRVKTVDVETFGENFIVLYFHSNNMRIKYIKDSILGYYKANEVLVRGPYDSPIEAATRAAEIIGGEREPHYSEKFAPSSVAQIMEKVTGVVEIAGPPLLRSVRLYPFVFPFPGEWDRSANLEEQAWDAYGGGVDIYGSLDELVALDSADYRIEILITNLSDTLFRECLSREVGVPGGTSSEGFHQRYFCGIFHRQSAGRADSGSYSLGWKFVDIRSGKETKAVDVIALPSAINGIPHFTAMIVSENQDDLNLDAGNPYRDIPNFAPPKKWKNEVKLWFPVKGLQEDDRGRFAGNVDVILNKHNQRQTSRAGIIRESMRYSYDEDNLELTQEPNLSTLKKKPDGFIGTYEIIKSGPNGFCTIDIPLNGVKAGDYDVSLFVTTMDPATNKRRLISTASLEYLRAGK; encoded by the coding sequence ATGTGGATAATGGGACGAAAATACGTTGAATCCCGGAGAAATGCGACTCATAGCCATATTAAGGTGGCCAATAACCGCGTCGCCGCTGCTCTATTAATATTGGCGACTTTGGTTACTCCGTTACTTCATGCAGGTCGACCGCATGAGATGCGAAACGACAATGATGAAATGACAATCAATTCCCAACCGGTCAAAAATCGAGATTTCATCGATCTGATGACGCCTGCGAAATCCCGCTTTCTGAAGGAATTATACAGCCAATACCCTGATCCGAATGATGAAGAAAGGGCTTTTCATGTCTCAATGCTCCGGCTTTTCTATGACGAGTTGACTTTCTCCGAGATAAAAGACTCTCGATTGGTGGTGCTATTCATGAAATTGCTTGACTGCCGTCTCGCGGATAGCGTGAGTATCAATAAAATTTATGATGAAGTATTTATCCGGTTCGGAAGTGGTTTGGGCCTTGGCGATTTCCGTCGCGAGATCAAAGAACGGGTGCGAACGGCATTAGGTATTCGCCGCGATTTCCATGAGTGGACAAAACAGCCTATTCTTGGTATTGGCGATCTCGCCTATCATATCCTCAAGTTGGGAATAAATCTTGAAATTGAAGCATTCGGGACCGAAAAAATAATACACCCCGATGACTCGATAAGAGTAAAGACAGTTGACGTAGAGACCTTTGGCGAGAACTTTATCGTTCTATATTTTCACAGCAATAATATGCGAATCAAATATATAAAGGACAGTATCCTGGGATATTATAAGGCCAATGAAGTTCTTGTCAGAGGGCCATATGATTCCCCGATCGAAGCCGCAACAAGGGCCGCCGAGATCATAGGCGGCGAGCGGGAACCTCATTATAGTGAAAAATTCGCCCCGAGTTCTGTGGCTCAAATAATGGAGAAAGTGACCGGAGTTGTGGAAATAGCAGGTCCGCCCCTGTTACGAAGTGTGCGTTTATATCCCTTTGTTTTTCCTTTCCCCGGTGAATGGGATAGGAGTGCGAATTTGGAGGAGCAAGCCTGGGACGCCTACGGTGGTGGGGTGGATATTTATGGATCCCTGGATGAATTGGTCGCCCTTGATAGTGCCGATTACAGAATTGAAATTCTTATTACAAATTTGAGTGATACCTTGTTTCGGGAATGCTTGAGTCGAGAAGTGGGAGTACCCGGTGGAACATCCTCAGAAGGATTTCACCAACGTTACTTTTGCGGAATATTTCATCGCCAGAGTGCGGGTCGCGCCGATTCGGGCTCCTATTCTCTCGGCTGGAAGTTTGTCGATATTAGAAGCGGAAAAGAAACGAAGGCTGTTGATGTGATTGCACTACCGAGCGCCATAAACGGTATCCCTCATTTTACGGCGATGATAGTAAGCGAAAACCAGGATGATTTAAATCTCGATGCCGGCAATCCGTATCGGGATATTCCCAATTTTGCACCGCCCAAGAAATGGAAAAATGAGGTCAAATTATGGTTCCCGGTTAAGGGACTACAAGAGGATGATCGGGGTCGCTTTGCCGGGAATGTCGATGTTATATTGAACAAACATAACCAAAGACAAACCAGTCGGGCCGGAATTATTCGCGAAAGCATGCGATATAGTTATGACGAGGACAATCTTGAATTGACTCAGGAACCGAATCTATCAACATTGAAGAAAAAGCCCGATGGCTTTATCGGTACATATGAAATAATCAAATCCGGGCCGAACGGTTTCTGCACGATTGATATCCCTTTGAATGGGGTGAAAGCGGGAGACTATGATGTTTCCCTATTTGTTACGACAATGGACCCTGCGACAAATAAACGTCGTCTTATAAGTACCGCCTCATTGGAATACCTCCGCGCGGGCAAATAA
- a CDS encoding hypothetical protein (Evidence 5 : Unknown function) has translation MSRFNLFLIGGLFLIFVGTAFGQVGTLTFRTEIAGAGVWMDGSTLAIAPGAPFYINIYANNVGGVPRLGWSSPFKFTFENSTHTVIWGDTALFATSQLKSLWNLLKINYVESWDGNLPDLYCFVGVAVEPAGYPGNLDEILVFHIPITISCEGNKSGYFCIEQGDPVNQVYAWTFEDPVPTYDKICWEIKEPPCGLAPVMDSCPVRIIAVADRSVSYQFHATDIDGDLKAYEITSGPGAIDPVTGLWHFEPYLSQAWQMIPLDVRARDDCYVYHQCSGTEYCHTQVAVNGICGDVDGNGLVNILDIARVINCIYQLPPGTCHYPWQVIDVNNNGAVNILDLSYLINFLYKHGPAPVCPAWYE, from the coding sequence ATGAGTAGGTTCAATCTGTTCTTAATTGGAGGGCTGTTTTTAATCTTTGTAGGAACTGCTTTTGGGCAGGTGGGGACGCTTACTTTTCGCACGGAAATTGCTGGTGCAGGCGTTTGGATGGACGGTTCGACTCTCGCCATCGCTCCGGGGGCTCCGTTTTACATCAATATTTATGCCAACAATGTGGGCGGTGTTCCTCGTCTGGGTTGGTCATCGCCCTTCAAATTTACTTTCGAGAATTCCACCCACACCGTTATTTGGGGCGATACCGCGCTTTTTGCCACGTCGCAACTCAAGTCCTTATGGAATTTGCTTAAAATTAATTACGTTGAAAGTTGGGACGGCAATCTTCCGGATCTGTATTGTTTCGTGGGGGTCGCAGTTGAACCGGCCGGATATCCGGGCAATCTAGATGAAATCCTGGTTTTCCACATACCGATCACGATCAGTTGTGAGGGAAATAAATCGGGATACTTTTGTATTGAGCAGGGGGATCCGGTTAACCAGGTTTATGCCTGGACATTTGAAGATCCGGTCCCGACATATGATAAGATTTGCTGGGAAATCAAAGAGCCGCCATGCGGTCTGGCCCCGGTGATGGACAGTTGTCCGGTGCGTATTATCGCTGTGGCCGACAGGTCGGTCAGTTATCAATTTCATGCAACTGATATAGACGGCGATTTGAAAGCCTACGAGATAACTTCCGGCCCCGGCGCTATAGATCCGGTCACAGGCTTGTGGCATTTTGAGCCCTATTTATCGCAAGCCTGGCAGATGATTCCGCTTGATGTTCGGGCGCGGGACGATTGCTACGTTTATCATCAATGCAGTGGAACCGAATATTGCCATACGCAGGTGGCGGTGAACGGAATTTGCGGCGATGTGGACGGCAACGGACTTGTCAATATTCTGGACATTGCCAGAGTTATCAACTGCATTTATCAACTTCCTCCGGGAACATGCCATTACCCCTGGCAGGTAATCGACGTCAACAATAACGGTGCGGTGAATATTCTGGATTTATCGTATCTAATTAATTTCCTCTACAAACACGGTCCGGCGCCGGTCTGCCCGGCATGGTACGAGTGA
- a CDS encoding exported hypothetical protein (Evidence 5 : Unknown function): MKQNRITVGMAVLIILIIAAPACHRDCPTCPGPPAESDHLFYVANSGKQFIKTFSAEQRKFIDSINLPIPGFPVGVIDNNEKLAIDDAQGGAYILDLRSREIARTFPNTLEIAVSPDSKHLALLGPGTDAYSYRLYLTDINGSDTIYTDSMVRFANFSNDSRAIAYVHLTQNPSRMELVVYDIDSSKVIDKGWKYYNGLEIVILFWISPSIINGETYFFGSTLLGEFLFAAKFGDDTADAVVRCPGSTGVSFRLNSDDRYLYCALIPGWDDPAYRAIYTVNAVTRGLVDSISTAIYDHQPYEMAITWDDKYMISTPFSDVSNNNMILYDLTTRKSLGAYFITDSTVRTDCPSWAVTKSR; the protein is encoded by the coding sequence ATGAAACAAAATAGGATAACCGTTGGAATGGCGGTTCTAATCATATTAATTATAGCCGCCCCGGCCTGTCATCGCGATTGCCCTACCTGTCCTGGGCCGCCTGCCGAAAGCGACCATTTGTTTTATGTGGCCAACAGCGGGAAGCAATTCATAAAGACCTTCTCGGCAGAACAGAGGAAATTTATAGATTCCATAAATCTGCCGATTCCCGGCTTTCCGGTCGGGGTGATTGACAATAATGAGAAACTGGCCATTGATGATGCCCAGGGTGGGGCTTACATTCTCGATTTGAGATCGCGAGAAATTGCCAGGACTTTCCCTAATACTTTGGAAATAGCGGTTTCACCCGATTCAAAGCATTTGGCCCTTCTCGGACCCGGCACCGATGCCTATTCCTATCGACTCTATTTGACCGACATCAACGGTTCTGATACAATTTACACCGATTCGATGGTTCGATTTGCGAATTTCAGCAACGATTCCCGGGCCATTGCCTACGTGCACTTAACACAAAATCCTTCGCGAATGGAATTGGTTGTATATGATATTGATTCATCGAAAGTAATAGATAAGGGCTGGAAATATTACAATGGGCTAGAAATAGTCATATTGTTTTGGATATCTCCAAGTATTATTAATGGCGAGACCTATTTCTTTGGCTCCACCCTTTTAGGCGAATTTCTGTTTGCCGCTAAATTTGGGGACGATACTGCAGATGCGGTAGTGCGCTGCCCGGGGAGTACGGGAGTCAGTTTCAGGTTAAATTCTGACGACAGATATTTGTATTGCGCCTTAATCCCCGGTTGGGATGATCCCGCCTATAGGGCGATCTACACGGTCAATGCCGTCACTCGGGGGCTTGTCGATTCCATCTCAACTGCCATTTATGATCATCAGCCGTACGAGATGGCTATTACTTGGGACGATAAATATATGATATCGACGCCGTTTTCTGATGTCAGCAATAACAACATGATTTTATATGACTTGACCACACGCAAGAGTCTGGGCGCCTACTTCATAACTGACAGCACCGTCCGCACTGATTGCCCAAGTTGGGCGGTCACTAAAAGCCGGTAA
- a CDS encoding hypothetical protein (Evidence 5 : Unknown function), translated as MKKRELKIARGYNPKTQAKIGLFAAQLDDQLTRLKKIVADLTVEQLQWQLRPGMNTIGMLLAHLSVVEVWWIKIAPAEMPWEPKGKALLQKTCGIEDDGLPLPADGVHPSYLQGFTIDKYFQVLARGRRSIHTEMKKWHDRDLDKFYKLGEEHMTRTWTLYHVLEHFCSHLGQIQILKHLMRDAGVLEKK; from the coding sequence ATGAAAAAAAGAGAATTGAAAATCGCTCGGGGTTACAATCCCAAAACCCAGGCGAAAATCGGCCTGTTCGCGGCGCAACTCGACGACCAGTTGACCCGGCTCAAGAAGATTGTCGCGGACCTTACTGTCGAGCAGTTGCAGTGGCAGTTGCGGCCCGGTATGAATACGATCGGAATGCTCCTGGCTCACCTTTCGGTCGTGGAAGTCTGGTGGATTAAAATTGCTCCGGCCGAGATGCCGTGGGAGCCGAAAGGAAAGGCGCTCCTTCAGAAAACCTGCGGCATCGAAGATGACGGCTTGCCGCTTCCGGCCGACGGCGTTCACCCGTCATATTTGCAGGGTTTCACGATCGACAAATATTTTCAAGTTCTGGCGCGCGGACGACGCTCCATTCATACCGAAATGAAGAAATGGCACGACCGGGATCTGGACAAATTCTACAAACTGGGCGAAGAACATATGACCCGAACCTGGACACTGTATCATGTCCTGGAGCATTTCTGCTCGCATCTGGGGCAGATTCAAATTCTCAAGCACTTGATGCGTGACGCCGGAGTCCTGGAGAAAAAATAG
- a CDS encoding conserved hypothetical protein (Evidence 4 : Unknown function but conserved in other organisms), with the protein MNDKLWDDVDRYISDIFSLSDPILKEVLRASADAGLPAIQVTPSQGKFLQILAGAMKARRILEIGTLGAFSTIWLGRALAPDGYLITLESDPKHAEVARANIARAGLADRVELILGPALETLPRLQNEKKGPFDFIFIDADKTSYPEYFEWSLKLAHPGTVMVADNVIRKGEVANPKSDDPRVVAVRRFHDLIAAEKRVTATALQTVGSKGYDGFTMVLVEEGP; encoded by the coding sequence ATGAACGATAAATTGTGGGACGATGTCGACCGCTATATTTCCGATATTTTCTCGCTTTCCGATCCGATTCTGAAAGAGGTTTTGAGAGCCAGTGCCGACGCAGGCCTGCCGGCCATTCAGGTGACGCCGAGTCAGGGGAAATTTCTGCAGATTCTGGCCGGGGCGATGAAAGCCCGCCGTATTCTTGAAATCGGCACTCTGGGGGCATTCAGCACGATCTGGCTGGGGCGGGCACTAGCGCCTGACGGATATCTTATCACGCTGGAAAGCGATCCCAAGCATGCCGAGGTCGCCCGCGCCAATATCGCCCGGGCCGGTCTGGCCGACCGGGTGGAACTTATCCTCGGTCCGGCGCTCGAGACTTTGCCGCGCCTCCAAAATGAGAAGAAGGGCCCGTTCGATTTTATCTTTATCGACGCCGATAAAACGTCCTATCCCGAGTATTTTGAATGGTCGCTGAAACTGGCGCATCCCGGGACCGTGATGGTCGCCGATAATGTAATCAGGAAAGGGGAGGTGGCTAATCCGAAGAGCGACGATCCCCGGGTGGTGGCGGTCCGCCGTTTTCATGACTTGATAGCCGCCGAAAAGCGGGTGACCGCCACGGCTCTTCAGACGGTCGGGAGCAAGGGGTATGACGGATTCACGATGGTTCTGGTTGAAGAGGGCCCGTAA
- a CDS encoding exported hypothetical protein (Evidence 5 : Unknown function), with translation MRYLATVFIISSIFIGSAFAAAPDTLWTRTFGGASFEWPWYVEETSDDGYVITGYTGSTPHGDRDIYIVKLNQDGSFAWDKTYGQQDCAEEAGSTKETSDGNLIVAGYGSGEFGDEGANFYMMKLDASGNLIWDEDYDYDTTTDYGYDVCQTLDGGYIMVGFSYYYSTMQSQYDWGFNVVKTDANGVKQNHILADKWGIQHLNRVIPTADSGAVAIGTAGAIYIVKINKYGDTTWTKGYGGSGAGWSIVQLADGGYMAFGEREYNPPEYEDFWLLRLNSSGDTLWTKRYRNPSTDHGYGMDQTSDGGFIMCGEMYRNAGMDPTDYYIIRTDANGDTLWTKTIGGDWYERSYCIKQTSDGGYIIAGRTDSYGAGDDDFYIVKLAPDDISDVNEASAPIPTSFTLGDNYPNPFNPVTTIEYTLARRADVNLEIFNILGERICTLVAETKPAGSYRITWDGTTDTGGSVATGIYFYRLSANNEMQVKKMVMVK, from the coding sequence ATGCGGTACTTGGCAACGGTCTTCATCATTTCAAGTATTTTCATCGGTTCGGCGTTCGCCGCCGCCCCCGACACCCTCTGGACCCGCACTTTCGGCGGGGCCAGTTTCGAATGGCCCTGGTATGTCGAAGAAACCTCGGACGATGGTTATGTCATCACGGGATACACCGGCTCGACCCCCCACGGTGATCGGGACATATATATTGTCAAACTGAATCAGGACGGGAGTTTCGCCTGGGATAAAACCTATGGACAGCAGGATTGCGCCGAAGAGGCCGGCAGTACCAAGGAAACAAGCGATGGAAACTTGATTGTCGCCGGTTACGGGTCCGGCGAGTTCGGCGATGAAGGGGCCAATTTCTACATGATGAAACTCGATGCATCGGGTAATTTAATCTGGGATGAGGATTATGATTACGATACCACCACCGACTACGGTTACGATGTCTGCCAGACTCTGGACGGCGGGTATATCATGGTCGGTTTCTCCTATTATTATTCCACCATGCAGAGCCAATATGACTGGGGTTTCAATGTCGTAAAGACCGATGCTAATGGTGTTAAGCAGAACCATATCCTGGCAGATAAATGGGGGATACAGCATCTCAATCGCGTCATTCCGACCGCCGACAGCGGTGCTGTCGCCATCGGAACCGCCGGGGCCATATATATTGTCAAAATTAATAAATATGGTGACACCACCTGGACCAAAGGATATGGCGGGTCCGGCGCCGGCTGGTCGATTGTGCAACTGGCCGACGGCGGCTATATGGCTTTCGGCGAACGGGAATACAACCCTCCCGAATACGAGGATTTCTGGCTCCTGCGACTCAATTCGAGCGGCGATACCCTTTGGACCAAGAGATATCGCAATCCCTCCACGGATCATGGCTACGGCATGGATCAAACCAGCGACGGCGGCTTTATTATGTGCGGCGAGATGTACCGCAACGCCGGCATGGACCCGACCGATTACTATATTATCCGCACCGACGCCAACGGCGACACCCTCTGGACCAAGACTATCGGCGGCGATTGGTATGAACGTTCTTATTGCATCAAGCAGACCTCCGACGGCGGCTATATAATCGCCGGAAGAACCGATTCCTACGGTGCCGGCGATGATGATTTCTATATCGTAAAACTGGCCCCGGATGACATCTCGGATGTTAACGAGGCTTCTGCACCCATACCAACCTCATTCACTCTCGGCGACAATTACCCCAATCCCTTCAACCCTGTCACCACTATTGAATACACTCTCGCCCGCCGTGCCGATGTCAATCTCGAAATATTTAATATCCTCGGCGAGAGAATCTGCACTCTGGTTGCTGAAACCAAGCCGGCCGGTTCATACCGAATAACATGGGATGGCACTACCGACACCGGAGGGTCTGTCGCCACCGGCATATACTTCTACCGCCTGTCTGCCAACAATGAAATGCAGGTGAAGAAGATGGTGATGGTGAAATAG